Proteins found in one Lutimonas zeaxanthinifaciens genomic segment:
- the hisB gene encoding bifunctional histidinol-phosphatase/imidazoleglycerol-phosphate dehydratase HisB, with translation MKRVLFIDRDGTMIREPEDEQIDSFDKLVFYPKCLNYLSRIAEELDFELVMVTNQDGLGTEVYPEHTFYPVHNFIMETFANEGVVFSEVFIDRTFPKDNSPNRKPKTGLLGQYFSEDYDLKNSFVIGDRMTDMELAKNLKAQGIFINNQTNLGFNETAASDEEISKHISLETESWKEIYEFLKLKARSAEIKRKTKETDIYVKLNLDGKGESKINTGIGFFDHMLDQIARHGNMDLEIRVNGDLEVDEHHTMEDTAIVLGEAFAEALSDKRGMERYGFTLPMDDCLAQVAIDFGGRNWLVWEAEFKREMIGDMPTEMFYHFFKSFTDGARANLNIKAEGKNEHHKIEAIFKAFAKAIKVAVKRDVDKMILPSTKGLL, from the coding sequence ATGAAGAGAGTATTATTTATAGACAGGGACGGTACGATGATCCGGGAACCTGAGGATGAGCAAATAGACAGTTTTGATAAACTTGTTTTCTATCCTAAATGCTTGAACTATTTGTCACGAATTGCGGAGGAACTGGATTTTGAACTTGTGATGGTTACCAATCAGGACGGCCTGGGAACTGAAGTGTATCCTGAGCACACCTTTTATCCTGTTCATAATTTCATCATGGAAACCTTTGCCAATGAAGGGGTTGTGTTTTCCGAGGTATTTATTGATCGGACTTTTCCGAAAGATAATTCTCCAAACAGAAAACCCAAGACAGGTTTGTTGGGTCAGTACTTTTCTGAAGACTATGATTTGAAAAATTCCTTTGTTATTGGCGATCGAATGACGGATATGGAGCTGGCGAAAAATTTAAAGGCCCAGGGAATATTTATTAATAACCAGACCAACCTCGGATTTAATGAAACGGCTGCTTCGGATGAAGAAATATCAAAACATATCAGTCTTGAAACGGAAAGCTGGAAAGAGATCTATGAGTTTTTAAAGCTGAAGGCCCGTAGTGCTGAAATTAAGAGAAAGACCAAAGAAACCGATATTTATGTAAAACTGAATCTAGACGGTAAAGGGGAGAGTAAGATCAATACGGGAATTGGATTTTTTGATCATATGCTTGATCAGATAGCCAGACACGGAAATATGGACCTTGAAATTCGGGTTAATGGCGACCTTGAAGTAGATGAACACCACACAATGGAAGATACGGCCATTGTTTTAGGTGAGGCTTTCGCTGAAGCGCTAAGCGATAAAAGGGGCATGGAAAGATATGGTTTTACCTTGCCCATGGATGATTGTCTTGCCCAGGTGGCCATTGATTTTGGAGGAAGAAACTGGCTGGTCTGGGAAGCTGAATTTAAGAGGGAAATGATAGGGGATATGCCAACGGAAATGTTCTATCACTTTTTTAAATCCTTTACAGATGGTGCCAGGGCAAATTTGAACATAAAAGCAGAAGGGAAAAATGAGCATCATAAAATAGAGGCTATTTTCAAGGCATTTGCAAAGGCCATTAAAGTTGCCGTGAAAAGAGATGTAGATAAAATGATATTACCAAGTACTAAAGGACTTTTATAA
- the hisH gene encoding imidazole glycerol phosphate synthase subunit HisH: MNIVIIDYGAGNVKSVQFALERLGYQAECTNEADKILRADKVIFPGVGEAKSAMKELQRFGLDKIIPELKQPVLGICLGMQLMCEHSEENDTDCLGIFPVEVKKFDETFKVPHIGWNQIQNLKGHLFDGVERGEYVYYVHSFYVPENPFSIADTEYGISYSGAIQKDNFYACQFHPEKSGDVGENILKNFIKAV; encoded by the coding sequence ATGAATATTGTTATTATTGACTATGGAGCAGGTAATGTGAAGTCCGTGCAGTTTGCCTTGGAACGATTAGGTTATCAGGCTGAATGCACAAATGAGGCCGATAAAATTCTTCGTGCTGACAAAGTTATATTTCCGGGTGTTGGTGAAGCAAAAAGTGCCATGAAGGAACTGCAAAGGTTTGGCCTGGATAAGATCATCCCGGAATTGAAACAACCGGTCCTTGGAATTTGTCTTGGAATGCAGCTGATGTGTGAGCATTCTGAAGAGAATGATACGGATTGTTTGGGGATATTTCCCGTTGAAGTAAAGAAGTTCGATGAAACCTTCAAGGTTCCTCATATTGGATGGAATCAGATTCAAAACTTGAAAGGCCACCTTTTTGATGGGGTGGAAAGAGGTGAATATGTGTATTATGTACATAGTTTTTATGTTCCAGAAAACCCGTTCTCAATAGCCGATACAGAATACGGTATCAGTTATTCCGGCGCTATCCAAAAGGACAATTTTTATGCCTGTCAGTTTCATCCGGAGAAAAGTGGGGACGTGGGAGAAAATATTTTAAAGAATTTTATTAAAGCAGTATGA
- the hisA gene encoding 1-(5-phosphoribosyl)-5-[(5-phosphoribosylamino)methylideneamino]imidazole-4-carboxamide isomerase gives MRIIPAIDIIEGKCVRLSKGDYNTKKIYNEDPLEVAKTFEDVGIQHLHLVDLDGAKSKHIVNYKVLETIASRTHLKIDFGGGLKSDDDLRIAFDSGASQITGGSIAVKTPEIFESWIKRYGNNKIILGADAQDEKVAISGWMESSNKELIPFIRDYYKKGISYVICTDISKDGMLEGPSFELYQRILQEVPDIKLIASGGISHFDELAKLAEAGCEGTIIGKAIYEKRISLKQLEGFILNQSSN, from the coding sequence ATGAGAATTATTCCTGCCATAGATATTATTGAAGGTAAATGCGTAAGACTTTCCAAAGGAGATTACAACACGAAGAAAATTTATAATGAAGATCCTTTGGAGGTAGCTAAAACATTTGAGGATGTAGGGATACAACATCTTCACCTTGTCGATCTCGACGGAGCCAAAAGCAAACATATTGTAAATTATAAGGTCTTGGAAACGATTGCCTCAAGAACACACTTAAAAATTGATTTTGGAGGAGGCTTAAAATCTGATGATGATCTCCGTATTGCCTTTGACAGTGGTGCCTCTCAAATAACAGGAGGAAGCATCGCTGTTAAAACCCCGGAAATCTTCGAGTCATGGATCAAGCGCTATGGCAATAACAAGATCATTCTCGGAGCGGATGCGCAGGATGAAAAAGTGGCTATTTCAGGATGGATGGAATCCTCAAATAAGGAACTAATTCCTTTTATAAGAGATTATTACAAAAAAGGAATATCTTATGTGATCTGTACGGATATTTCCAAGGATGGTATGCTGGAAGGCCCTTCATTTGAATTGTATCAAAGAATCTTGCAAGAGGTTCCGGATATTAAATTGATCGCATCCGGAGGAATATCACATTTTGACGAACTGGCAAAACTGGCAGAAGCAGGTTGTGAGGGAACCATCATCGGCAAAGCGATTTACGAAAAACGTATAAGCCTGAAACAATTGGAAGGATTTATACTTAATCAATCATCTAATTAA
- the hisF gene encoding imidazole glycerol phosphate synthase subunit HisF, whose product MVSKRIIPCLDIKDGRTVKGVNFVGLQDAGDPVELADRYSKEGADELVFLDITATKEKRKTLLELVEKVARKVNIPFTVGGGISSIEDVNLLLRAGADKISINSSAVKNPELIRQLANKFGSQCIVLAVDAKLIKGKWKVFLVGGRVETELDLFDWVKQGVELGAGEILFTSMDHDGTKNGFANETLKKLSELVNVPIIASGGAGNVQHFCDTFKEGMADAALAASVFHYKEIEIKELKSTLDTQGINVRL is encoded by the coding sequence ATGGTAAGTAAAAGAATTATACCCTGTCTGGATATTAAGGATGGACGGACCGTAAAAGGTGTAAATTTTGTGGGTCTTCAGGATGCAGGAGATCCCGTGGAACTGGCTGATCGTTATTCAAAGGAAGGAGCTGATGAGCTCGTATTTTTGGATATTACCGCTACAAAAGAAAAAAGAAAGACTCTGTTGGAACTTGTAGAAAAAGTAGCAAGAAAAGTCAATATTCCGTTTACGGTTGGAGGAGGGATCTCGAGTATTGAAGACGTGAATCTTTTGCTGAGAGCCGGTGCAGATAAGATTTCCATCAATTCTTCGGCGGTTAAAAACCCTGAATTGATCAGACAATTAGCTAATAAATTTGGGAGTCAATGCATTGTCCTTGCCGTTGATGCCAAATTGATCAAAGGAAAGTGGAAGGTTTTTCTGGTAGGAGGCCGGGTTGAGACAGAATTGGATCTTTTTGACTGGGTGAAACAAGGTGTTGAATTGGGTGCAGGAGAAATATTGTTTACATCAATGGATCATGACGGTACGAAGAATGGTTTTGCAAATGAGACCTTAAAAAAACTTTCAGAACTGGTCAATGTACCTATTATAGCTAGTGGAGGAGCGGGAAATGTTCAGCATTTTTGTGATACTTTTAAAGAGGGAATGGCGGACGCTGCCCTGGCTGCCAGTGTTTTTCACTACAAAGAAATAGAAATTAAAGAATTAAAATCAACGCTTGACACTCAAGGAATTAACGTAAGGTTATGA
- the hisIE gene encoding bifunctional phosphoribosyl-AMP cyclohydrolase/phosphoribosyl-ATP diphosphatase HisIE: MKINFDKKTELVPAIVQDARTKNVLMLGYMNQEAFDRTIATKKVTFFSRSKQRLWTKGEESGNFLHLEGIKNDCDGDSLLVSVSPEGPTCHKGTDTCWAETNSSQFGFLSTLENVIKSRRENPSEKSYVASLFEKGINKIAQKVGEEAVEVVIEAKDNDEKLFLDESADLLFHYLILLQAKGYTLKDIEQVLINRHK; this comes from the coding sequence ATGAAAATAAATTTTGATAAAAAAACAGAGCTGGTTCCTGCCATTGTACAGGATGCAAGAACAAAAAATGTCCTTATGCTGGGTTATATGAATCAGGAAGCTTTTGACAGAACGATTGCCACAAAAAAAGTAACTTTTTTTAGTAGAAGTAAACAACGCCTATGGACCAAAGGTGAAGAAAGTGGTAATTTTCTTCATTTAGAAGGAATCAAAAATGACTGCGACGGGGACAGTCTGCTTGTGAGTGTAAGCCCTGAAGGGCCAACTTGCCACAAAGGTACTGACACCTGCTGGGCCGAAACCAATTCGTCACAGTTTGGATTTCTTAGTACCCTTGAGAATGTTATCAAAAGCAGAAGAGAAAACCCTTCTGAGAAATCCTATGTAGCCTCTCTTTTCGAAAAAGGAATAAATAAAATTGCCCAAAAAGTGGGAGAGGAGGCAGTTGAAGTCGTTATTGAAGCAAAAGACAATGACGAGAAATTATTTTTGGACGAATCTGCGGATTTGCTTTTTCATTATTTGATTTTACTGCAGGCCAAAGGATATACTCTGAAGGATATAGAGCAGGTTTTGATCAACAGACATAAATAA
- a CDS encoding acyl-CoA thioesterase, with protein sequence MIPADSVSYSYTQIVDQSHLDDLMHVNNVVYLKWVNDISEKHWDILAGKELKSKYFWVVLRHELDYFREAKLDDELIISTWVGQSQGVKSVRHVEIHKKDTLLLKAASTWCLIDAKTQRPTRIKNDILRILEPEK encoded by the coding sequence ATGATTCCCGCGGATTCAGTTTCTTATTCCTATACCCAAATAGTAGACCAATCTCATTTGGATGATCTCATGCACGTCAATAATGTGGTGTATTTGAAATGGGTCAATGATATTTCTGAAAAACATTGGGATATACTGGCTGGCAAGGAGTTGAAAAGCAAATATTTCTGGGTTGTATTAAGGCATGAACTGGATTATTTTCGCGAGGCTAAATTAGATGATGAACTTATTATTTCTACCTGGGTGGGTCAATCTCAAGGGGTCAAATCAGTGAGGCATGTGGAAATACATAAAAAAGATACACTTTTGTTAAAAGCTGCTTCTACCTGGTGTCTTATTGATGCCAAGACACAAAGGCCCACAAGGATAAAAAATGATATTCTAAGAATACTGGAACCTGAAAAATAG
- a CDS encoding HAD family hydrolase, with product MDLSRVKLVVSDMDGTLLNSKSEVSLEFFKLFDALQAHKVHFVAASGRQYTSIHEKLSQISEQITIVAENGGYIRQGNKELGSIHLTADRVKDLLPVLKASEGLYYVVCGKNSAYIDQNEPRFTTILKEYYTRYTVVEDLTNLPDDQVFKVAVYHFESSERYIYPVVKHLEDSYQIKISGSNWVDISDPGANKGRAVKLLQDTMGVSKEETMVFGDFNNDLEMIDQAFFSYAMENAHDNVKKAAKFRTKSNNDSGVELILKELIKAKERGDS from the coding sequence ATGGATCTTTCAAGGGTAAAATTGGTGGTTTCGGATATGGATGGCACCTTGTTGAATTCAAAAAGTGAGGTAAGCCTCGAGTTTTTCAAGCTTTTTGATGCACTTCAGGCCCACAAGGTTCATTTTGTAGCTGCCAGTGGAAGACAATACACGAGTATCCATGAAAAATTAAGTCAAATCTCGGAACAAATCACCATTGTTGCTGAAAACGGAGGATACATCAGACAAGGAAATAAGGAACTCGGGTCTATTCATCTTACGGCTGATCGGGTCAAGGATTTATTACCCGTATTAAAAGCCTCTGAAGGCCTTTATTACGTGGTTTGCGGTAAAAATTCCGCCTATATAGATCAAAATGAACCTCGTTTTACAACTATTTTAAAAGAGTATTATACCCGATATACTGTAGTTGAGGACCTTACTAATTTACCTGATGATCAGGTTTTTAAAGTGGCTGTATATCATTTTGAAAGCTCTGAAAGATATATTTATCCGGTTGTAAAACACTTAGAAGATTCATATCAAATCAAAATTTCAGGAAGTAACTGGGTTGATATTTCTGATCCGGGTGCAAACAAAGGAAGAGCCGTAAAACTGCTTCAGGACACAATGGGTGTCTCCAAAGAAGAAACAATGGTTTTTGGAGATTTTAACAATGACCTTGAAATGATCGATCAGGCATTTTTCAGTTATGCCATGGAAAACGCTCATGACAACGTAAAAAAGGCGGCAAAATTCAGAACCAAAAGCAACAATGATTCCGGTGTCGAATTAATTCTTAAGGAACTGATTAAAGCCAAAGAAAGAGGCGACAGCTAA
- the typA gene encoding translational GTPase TypA has translation MQSIRNIAIIAHVDHGKTTLVDKIIDQAKILDQRKERTDLLLDNNDLERERGITILSKNVSVNYKGIKINVIDTPGHADFGGEVERVLKMADGVLLLVDAFEGPMPQTRFVLSKALELGLMPIVVVNKVDKENCTPDLVHEKVFDLMFALDATEEQLEFNTIYGSAKNGWMNTDWKEETDNIIPLLDAIIENIPEAPYREGSPQMQITSLDYSSFTGRIAIGRVFRGDLEEGKDYSLCKADGSVKKVRIKELHTFEGLGKAKTAKVRSGDICAITGIEGFEIGDTIADMEAPEALPRIEVDKPTMSMLFTINNSPFFGKEGKFVTSRHLRDRLFKETEKNLALRVEETDTEDKFIVYGRGILHLSVLIETMRREGYELQVGRPKVILKDIDGVKSEPFETLVIDVPEELASKAINLVTLRKGDLHVMEPKGDLQHLEFDIPSRGLIGLRNKILTATQGESIINHRLRGYDAYKGDFSEVSNGAIVSSEAGKATAYAIDRLQDRGKFFIDPNEEIYKGQVVGENSRQEDMGVNLIKGKKLTNVRSSGADDAAKIFPKIDFSLEECMEYIRDDEYLEITPLSLRMRKIEFR, from the coding sequence ATGCAATCAATCAGAAACATAGCAATTATTGCTCACGTTGACCATGGTAAAACAACTTTGGTAGATAAAATAATTGATCAGGCCAAGATTCTTGACCAAAGAAAGGAAAGAACTGATCTTCTTTTGGATAATAATGACCTTGAGAGAGAAAGAGGCATCACAATTTTATCGAAGAATGTTTCCGTGAACTACAAGGGGATCAAGATCAACGTGATCGATACTCCGGGACACGCCGATTTTGGTGGTGAAGTAGAGCGGGTATTAAAAATGGCAGATGGGGTATTGTTACTGGTTGATGCTTTTGAGGGGCCCATGCCACAGACAAGGTTTGTATTAAGCAAGGCTCTAGAACTTGGTTTAATGCCTATCGTTGTTGTTAATAAAGTTGACAAAGAAAACTGTACACCTGATTTAGTTCATGAAAAAGTGTTCGACCTGATGTTTGCTTTGGATGCCACTGAGGAGCAGTTAGAGTTCAATACCATTTATGGTTCGGCTAAAAACGGCTGGATGAATACAGACTGGAAGGAGGAAACCGACAATATCATTCCGCTTCTTGACGCCATTATTGAAAATATTCCGGAAGCTCCTTATAGAGAGGGCTCTCCGCAGATGCAGATCACCTCGCTTGATTATTCATCATTTACAGGAAGAATAGCTATTGGAAGAGTTTTTAGAGGGGATTTGGAAGAAGGCAAGGATTATTCTTTGTGCAAGGCTGATGGATCTGTAAAAAAAGTAAGAATTAAAGAGCTTCATACTTTTGAAGGATTGGGCAAAGCGAAAACCGCAAAAGTAAGAAGTGGGGATATTTGTGCCATAACCGGTATCGAAGGATTTGAGATCGGTGATACCATAGCAGATATGGAAGCTCCTGAGGCCCTGCCAAGAATTGAGGTGGATAAACCTACTATGAGCATGTTGTTTACGATCAATAATTCTCCTTTCTTCGGTAAAGAAGGAAAGTTTGTGACCTCACGTCATTTAAGGGACAGGCTCTTTAAAGAAACCGAAAAGAACCTGGCTTTACGGGTAGAGGAGACGGATACAGAAGATAAATTTATCGTATACGGTAGAGGTATCCTGCATTTGTCCGTACTTATTGAAACCATGAGAAGAGAAGGGTACGAGCTTCAGGTAGGCCGCCCAAAGGTGATTTTAAAAGATATTGACGGGGTAAAAAGTGAGCCTTTTGAAACTTTGGTGATCGATGTTCCTGAGGAGTTGGCCAGTAAGGCTATAAACCTTGTTACCTTAAGAAAAGGAGACCTTCATGTGATGGAACCTAAGGGGGACCTTCAGCACCTTGAATTTGATATTCCTTCAAGAGGTTTGATCGGTTTGAGGAATAAAATTTTGACGGCTACTCAAGGGGAATCTATAATCAACCACAGGTTGAGAGGTTATGACGCTTATAAGGGAGATTTTAGTGAAGTTTCAAACGGGGCCATCGTGTCTTCTGAAGCTGGTAAGGCAACGGCTTATGCAATAGACCGATTACAGGACAGGGGAAAGTTTTTTATTGACCCTAATGAAGAGATATACAAAGGACAGGTAGTTGGAGAGAACAGCAGACAAGAAGATATGGGGGTGAATTTGATCAAAGGAAAAAAGCTGACCAACGTGAGGTCATCCGGTGCAGATGATGCAGCAAAGATCTTTCCTAAAATCGATTTTTCACTTGAAGAATGCATGGAATATATTCGAGACGATGAATATCTTGAAATCACTCCGCTCAGCTTAAGAATGAGGAAAATTGAATTCAGATAA
- a CDS encoding FKBP-type peptidyl-prolyl cis-trans isomerase, which produces MKLNYLFVVLLGIAIYACSDDDDPKAPDHDPVAQALIDDAILVEFLQTHYLTEEMEIDTITNGETPLYDIVSVDEIEYNDIDYKMYYYVNQEGTGVQASRNDSVQVLYRGFMLDSTKFDENTNYTTNKSWFHLPQTIPGFRYGVSYYKEGEKVIYPDESFGYENTGNGVFFMPSGLGYAYIGSISIPPNTPIYYFIDLGKVIFADADGDFVSNNDEDVDGDGDVVNDDTDGDGVPDYRDIDDDNDGTPTFLEDTNEDGDPRNDDTDGDGIPNYLDADS; this is translated from the coding sequence ATGAAATTGAACTATTTATTTGTGGTATTGCTGGGAATAGCGATTTATGCCTGTAGTGACGATGATGATCCAAAAGCACCGGATCACGACCCAGTGGCTCAGGCCCTGATAGACGATGCAATTTTGGTTGAGTTTCTTCAAACGCATTACCTAACCGAAGAAATGGAAATCGATACGATTACCAATGGAGAAACACCTTTATATGATATCGTAAGTGTTGATGAGATTGAATACAATGATATTGATTACAAAATGTACTATTATGTAAATCAGGAAGGAACCGGTGTTCAGGCGAGCAGAAATGATTCTGTACAGGTATTATACAGAGGTTTTATGCTTGACAGTACAAAGTTTGATGAAAACACCAATTACACGACAAATAAATCCTGGTTTCATCTGCCCCAGACCATTCCGGGGTTCAGATATGGGGTGAGCTATTACAAAGAAGGAGAAAAGGTGATTTATCCGGACGAGTCTTTTGGTTATGAAAATACGGGAAACGGAGTGTTTTTTATGCCTTCAGGCCTTGGATATGCCTATATCGGATCGATTTCAATTCCTCCGAACACACCGATCTATTATTTTATTGATCTTGGTAAAGTAATTTTTGCGGATGCCGATGGAGATTTTGTTTCGAATAACGATGAGGACGTAGATGGAGACGGAGATGTTGTTAATGACGATACGGATGGTGACGGAGTTCCTGATTATCGTGATATTGATGACGATAATGATGGAACACCCACATTTTTGGAGGACACCAATGAAGACGGAGATCCGAGAAACGATGATACTGACGGAGACGGAATCCCCAACTATTTAGATGCTGATAGTTGA
- a CDS encoding cysteine desulfurase family protein, whose product MQKIYFDNAATTPLDPNVIRAMAEHMTDNFGNPSSSHGFGRKAKAELETARKKIASYFNCSASEVVFTAGGSEADNMVLYNAVKELGVKRIISSPLEHHAVLHTIEALGKEFDIEIIYLSVNPQGEIDHGELENLLNSGDTKTLVSLMLVNNELGNILDASRVSEICKKTNTLFHSDTVQGIGHVPIDLKGIPIDFIAASAHKFHGPKGVGFAIINKEYKFEPMLHGGEQEMGLRAGTENTHSIVGLSKALSLALDHFEEDRLYISDLKQYFIEALRNNIPGIEFNGLSENPDRSAFHILNVRFPREIPMLLFNLDLKGIAASGGSACQSGSSKGSHVLGAILSEEDAKLTSVRFSFSKFNTRKEVDQVIEALVSLT is encoded by the coding sequence ATGCAAAAAATTTATTTTGACAATGCAGCCACCACGCCCCTTGACCCAAATGTGATCAGGGCAATGGCTGAGCATATGACGGACAATTTTGGCAATCCTTCTTCTTCGCATGGATTTGGAAGAAAAGCAAAGGCCGAGCTAGAAACGGCAAGGAAAAAAATTGCTTCCTATTTCAATTGCTCGGCCTCAGAAGTAGTATTTACAGCCGGAGGAAGTGAGGCCGACAATATGGTATTATACAATGCGGTAAAGGAGCTTGGGGTAAAGAGAATAATAAGTTCTCCCTTGGAGCATCATGCCGTATTGCACACCATTGAAGCACTGGGTAAAGAGTTCGATATTGAGATCATTTACCTCTCGGTAAACCCACAGGGGGAAATTGATCACGGTGAATTGGAAAATCTTTTAAATTCGGGAGATACAAAAACACTCGTCAGCCTGATGCTGGTCAACAATGAACTGGGAAATATTCTGGATGCATCACGGGTTTCTGAGATATGTAAAAAAACCAATACTCTTTTTCATTCAGATACGGTTCAGGGAATCGGACATGTTCCTATTGACCTTAAAGGAATTCCCATTGATTTCATTGCCGCAAGTGCACATAAATTTCATGGCCCCAAGGGGGTGGGATTTGCTATCATCAATAAAGAATACAAGTTTGAACCGATGCTCCATGGAGGGGAACAGGAAATGGGACTACGGGCAGGTACCGAGAATACACACAGCATTGTAGGGCTTTCCAAAGCGCTTTCCCTGGCATTGGATCATTTTGAAGAGGATAGATTGTATATTTCAGACCTCAAGCAATATTTTATTGAAGCACTGAGAAATAATATTCCCGGAATTGAATTCAACGGTCTGTCTGAAAACCCGGATAGATCTGCCTTTCATATTTTAAATGTAAGGTTCCCGAGAGAAATCCCTATGTTATTATTTAACCTTGACCTTAAAGGAATCGCGGCATCAGGAGGCAGTGCCTGTCAAAGTGGTAGCAGTAAGGGATCGCATGTGCTCGGAGCCATACTTAGTGAAGAGGACGCAAAACTTACTTCTGTTCGTTTCTCATTCAGTAAATTCAATACCAGAAAAGAAGTGGATCAGGTTATAGAAGCACTGGTTTCACTGACATGA
- a CDS encoding Smr/MutS family protein, with protein sequence MKFKVPFKIGDKVSVVNDTLEGEIVQIDAETVTICSADGFHYKFLYHELVARKEWKNMIETLEPESPVEPARKKPKSKSKKGELITEVDLHIHELIDSEKGMSNFEKLSLQLETARKTLESSLAKKHQKIIFIHGRGAGVLKKELINLLSKYPVIYHDASYSEYGQGATEVILFQNRNKN encoded by the coding sequence ATGAAATTTAAGGTTCCGTTTAAAATTGGAGATAAGGTGAGTGTAGTTAATGATACACTGGAAGGCGAAATTGTCCAAATCGATGCGGAAACTGTTACGATTTGCAGCGCAGATGGTTTTCACTACAAATTTCTGTATCATGAGCTCGTCGCCAGGAAAGAGTGGAAAAATATGATTGAGACTCTTGAACCTGAAAGCCCTGTTGAGCCTGCCAGGAAAAAGCCAAAAAGCAAATCAAAAAAAGGGGAACTGATCACAGAAGTAGACCTGCATATACATGAACTTATCGATTCAGAAAAAGGGATGAGTAACTTTGAAAAATTGTCACTTCAACTGGAGACTGCAAGAAAAACCCTAGAATCAAGCCTTGCGAAAAAACATCAAAAAATAATTTTTATTCATGGAAGGGGTGCAGGCGTACTCAAAAAAGAGCTGATCAATTTACTGAGTAAATATCCTGTGATTTATCATGATGCCTCCTACTCCGAATATGGACAAGGTGCTACTGAAGTCATTCTCTTTCAAAACAGGAACAAAAATTAA
- a CDS encoding DUF2752 domain-containing protein, whose translation MGFITFLEENMLSCQWKEIGMECAGCGFQRSIIFLLKGEFVNAFLIYPAIYTLLIMFVYLGLHLRLNFQKGHLILKWLFVLNAAIILFNYFLKF comes from the coding sequence ATGGGATTTATTACTTTCCTTGAAGAAAATATGCTTTCTTGTCAATGGAAGGAAATTGGTATGGAATGCGCAGGCTGCGGATTTCAGCGTTCGATTATTTTTCTTCTGAAGGGAGAGTTCGTGAATGCTTTCCTGATTTATCCAGCTATCTACACCTTACTGATTATGTTCGTCTATCTTGGCCTGCATCTTAGGTTAAATTTTCAAAAGGGACACCTGATCCTGAAATGGCTTTTTGTTTTGAATGCGGCAATCATACTTTTCAATTACTTTCTTAAATTTTGA
- a CDS encoding CCC motif membrane protein: MYKEKLPYSRSALILGISSIITACCCWGLIGVILGIIGLTNANKAIQIHEEDPNAFDGINNAQTGKTTSIIGIIIGILLMIWHIYTFSTGDYEILFEEYNNMLDEY; this comes from the coding sequence ATGTACAAAGAAAAATTACCTTACTCAAGAAGCGCCTTAATTCTGGGAATCAGTTCGATTATAACCGCATGCTGTTGCTGGGGATTAATAGGAGTCATTCTTGGAATTATAGGTCTTACCAATGCAAATAAGGCAATTCAAATCCATGAGGAAGATCCCAATGCTTTTGACGGAATAAATAATGCACAGACAGGTAAGACGACTTCCATAATTGGTATTATCATTGGTATTTTATTAATGATATGGCATATTTATACCTTTAGTACAGGAGATTACGAGATTCTGTTTGAGGAGTATAACAATATGTTGGATGAGTATTGA